Proteins found in one Amycolatopsis aidingensis genomic segment:
- a CDS encoding helix-turn-helix transcriptional regulator, whose amino-acid sequence MSTARAERLVNLVLALLSTRQYLTAERIRGIVPGYADAATDEAFSRMFERDKTELRELGIPLETGRNSSFDTVEGYRIARRDYELGDIDLAPDEATAVGLAVRLWDSPELTGQANGALVKLRAAGVEVDAGAQTVVEPRVRTETAFAPLVAAVQEGRAVRFEYRRAGSAERRTRTMEPWGVVSWKARWYVVGHDRDRDAPRCFRLSRISGEVRAVGKPGAVRKPAEVNLLEFVAGTGQQDLAPVATARLWIADGRAAGVRRRVTLVDRLTVAGVPGDVGEVELYSPEGAADWIAGHGPDVLVLEPDVLAKAVQDRLEQVEKS is encoded by the coding sequence GTGTCCACCGCGCGCGCCGAGCGCCTGGTCAACCTGGTGCTCGCCTTGTTGTCCACTCGGCAGTACCTCACTGCCGAGCGGATTCGCGGCATCGTGCCCGGATACGCCGACGCGGCCACGGACGAGGCGTTCTCGCGGATGTTCGAGCGGGACAAGACCGAGCTGCGTGAACTCGGCATCCCGCTGGAGACCGGCCGTAACTCCAGCTTCGACACCGTCGAGGGGTACCGGATCGCGCGCAGGGACTACGAGCTCGGTGACATCGACCTCGCGCCGGACGAGGCGACCGCGGTCGGGCTGGCGGTGCGGCTGTGGGACTCGCCCGAGCTCACCGGCCAGGCCAACGGTGCGCTGGTGAAGTTGCGGGCCGCCGGGGTCGAGGTGGACGCGGGCGCGCAGACCGTGGTGGAGCCACGGGTGCGCACCGAGACCGCGTTCGCGCCGCTGGTGGCCGCCGTGCAGGAGGGCAGGGCGGTGCGGTTCGAGTACCGCCGCGCGGGCTCGGCCGAGCGCAGGACCCGCACGATGGAGCCATGGGGTGTGGTGTCCTGGAAGGCCCGCTGGTACGTGGTGGGGCACGACCGGGACCGGGACGCGCCCCGTTGCTTCCGGTTGTCCCGGATCAGCGGGGAGGTGCGTGCCGTCGGCAAGCCTGGTGCGGTGCGCAAACCGGCCGAGGTGAACCTCCTGGAGTTCGTCGCGGGTACCGGGCAGCAGGATCTCGCGCCGGTGGCGACCGCGCGGCTGTGGATCGCGGATGGGCGCGCGGCCGGGGTGCGGCGCCGGGTCACGCTGGTGGACCGGCTCACGGTCGCCGGGGTGCCGGGGGATGTGGGCGAGGTCGAGCTGTACTCCCCGGAGGGTGCGGCGGACTGGATCGCCGGGCACGGTCCGGACGTGCTGGTGCTGGAGCCGGACGTGCTGGCCAAGGCCGTGCAGGACCGGCTGGAACAGGTCGAGAAGTCATGA
- a CDS encoding methyltransferase — MAGDTGDNQKLSMWAMADLVTPMAVRVAATLRIGDHLAQGPRTAAELAPRVGAHHDALERVLRHLVTAGVLNRDGDGGYTLTGFGEQLRSDHPSGTRAWIDLDGAIGRGDLCFGSLLHTVRTGEAAYPEHFGTPFWDDLSARPALGASFDTLMSAQSADTASLLAAAYDWAALGEVVDVGGGAGTLLIELLRTHPNLRGTVLDLPGPAAAAERALHEAGLAERGRTVSGSFFDPLPEGAGGYLLALVIHDWSDEEASTILGNCAAAAGPAGRVLLVEAIGTAAGQPGNTEMDLRMLAYCNGRERSLDQLTELADAAGLRIGSVTPVTGRRSLVELLPAA; from the coding sequence GTGGCCGGGGACACAGGCGACAACCAGAAGCTCAGCATGTGGGCCATGGCCGATCTGGTCACCCCGATGGCGGTGCGGGTGGCCGCCACGCTACGGATCGGCGACCACCTCGCCCAAGGCCCCCGCACCGCCGCCGAGCTGGCGCCACGGGTCGGCGCGCATCACGATGCGCTGGAGCGTGTCCTGCGGCACCTCGTGACCGCGGGAGTGCTGAACCGCGACGGCGACGGCGGCTACACGCTCACCGGGTTCGGCGAGCAGTTGCGCTCCGACCACCCTTCCGGAACCCGCGCCTGGATCGACCTGGACGGCGCGATCGGCCGAGGAGACCTGTGCTTCGGCAGCCTGCTGCACACCGTGCGCACCGGCGAGGCGGCCTATCCCGAGCATTTCGGCACTCCGTTCTGGGACGACCTCTCCGCGCGACCGGCGCTGGGGGCGTCCTTCGACACGCTGATGAGCGCCCAGTCCGCGGACACGGCCTCGTTGCTGGCTGCGGCCTACGACTGGGCCGCGCTCGGCGAGGTAGTGGACGTGGGCGGCGGCGCGGGCACGCTGCTGATCGAGCTCCTGCGCACGCATCCCAACCTGCGGGGCACCGTACTCGACCTGCCCGGCCCGGCCGCGGCGGCCGAACGTGCCCTGCACGAGGCGGGCCTTGCCGAGCGCGGGCGGACCGTGTCCGGCAGCTTCTTCGACCCGCTGCCCGAGGGTGCCGGCGGTTACCTGCTGGCCCTGGTCATCCATGACTGGTCCGACGAGGAGGCGAGCACCATCCTCGGCAACTGCGCCGCGGCCGCGGGCCCGGCCGGCAGGGTCCTGCTGGTGGAGGCCATCGGCACGGCGGCAGGCCAACCCGGTAACACCGAGATGGACCTGCGCATGCTGGCCTACTGCAACGGCCGCGAGCGCAGCCTGGACCAGCTGACCGAACTGGCCGACGCGGCTGGGCTACGGATCGGATCGGTGACCCCGGTGACCGGCAGGCGGTCGCTCGTCGAGTTGCTGCCCGCAGCCTGA
- the tatC gene encoding twin-arginine translocase subunit TatC yields MADPASEKRERRGSARRRRSRRYNPDGTMTLIEHVYEFRRRLAYALLAIVGGGILGFIWFGVSVGPISSLGDLLTAPYCALPTDVRIEFEGRGCTLLQTQPFEAFLIQLKVGIAGGMVLVAPLWLYQLWAFIAPGLYSKERKYAMTFVGFASVLFAGGAVLAYLVVPTALRFLVGNFGGDQFATALAGDKYISFMLSVLVIFGVSFEFPLLVVMLNRVGVVKYEQLKRWRRGITFGIFVFAAFATPGNDPFSMLALAVALVLLCELAIQIARLHDRKLERKRREEGWSDLADDEAAPFEYTPSSIDEPDGPEPSASGRGKGGSTGGKGGSGPAGSANTDDIT; encoded by the coding sequence GTGGCAGACCCTGCCTCCGAAAAGCGTGAGCGGCGCGGGAGCGCCCGCCGCAGGCGCAGCCGCCGGTACAACCCGGACGGCACGATGACGTTGATCGAGCACGTCTACGAGTTCCGTAGGCGGCTCGCGTACGCGCTGCTCGCCATCGTGGGTGGCGGGATACTGGGGTTCATCTGGTTCGGGGTCAGCGTGGGCCCGATCTCCTCGCTCGGTGACCTGCTGACCGCGCCCTACTGCGCGTTGCCAACGGATGTCCGGATCGAGTTCGAGGGGCGGGGTTGCACACTGTTGCAGACCCAGCCGTTCGAAGCCTTCCTGATCCAGCTCAAGGTGGGTATCGCGGGCGGCATGGTGCTGGTGGCGCCGCTGTGGCTGTACCAGCTGTGGGCCTTCATCGCGCCCGGGCTGTACTCCAAGGAACGCAAGTACGCGATGACCTTCGTCGGGTTCGCCAGCGTGCTGTTCGCCGGGGGTGCGGTGCTGGCCTACCTGGTCGTGCCGACGGCGCTGCGGTTCCTTGTCGGCAACTTCGGCGGCGACCAGTTCGCCACCGCGCTGGCCGGTGACAAGTACATCTCGTTCATGCTGTCGGTACTGGTGATCTTCGGTGTCAGCTTCGAGTTCCCACTGCTGGTGGTGATGCTGAACCGGGTCGGGGTGGTGAAGTACGAGCAGCTGAAGCGCTGGCGCCGCGGCATCACCTTCGGGATCTTCGTGTTCGCGGCCTTCGCGACACCGGGGAACGACCCCTTCTCCATGCTGGCGCTCGCGGTGGCGCTGGTGTTGCTGTGCGAGCTGGCCATCCAGATCGCCCGCCTGCACGACCGCAAGCTGGAACGCAAGCGCAGGGAAGAGGGCTGGAGCGACCTCGCCGATGACGAGGCTGCGCCGTTCGAGTACACGCCGAGCAGTATCGACGAACCGGATGGGCCAGAGCCCTCGGCTTCCGGCCGCGGCAAGGGCGGCTCCACCGGTGGCAAGGGCGGCAGCGGCCCGGCGGGCTCGGCGAACACCGACGACATCACCTGA
- a CDS encoding winged helix-turn-helix transcriptional regulator: MRDSVRTTAENCPVEVALEVLGGKWKLVIIEHLRGGTRRFGELRRLMPRITQRVLTRQLRELEADGLVRRTVYPEVPPKVEYTLTELGRSLDPIVARLRQWGERYAVGHQPQDPGLPRAEGCDYVATRTAADASS, translated from the coding sequence ATGCGGGACAGTGTGCGGACCACGGCGGAGAACTGTCCGGTCGAGGTCGCGCTGGAGGTGCTGGGCGGCAAGTGGAAGCTGGTGATCATCGAGCACCTGCGCGGCGGTACCCGCCGGTTCGGTGAGCTGCGCAGGCTGATGCCGCGGATCACCCAGCGGGTGCTCACCCGCCAGCTGCGCGAGCTGGAGGCCGACGGGCTGGTGCGCAGGACGGTGTACCCCGAGGTGCCGCCGAAGGTGGAGTACACGCTGACCGAGCTGGGCCGCAGCCTGGATCCGATCGTGGCGCGGCTGCGCCAGTGGGGCGAGCGGTACGCTGTGGGGCACCAGCCGCAGGATCCCGGCCTACCGCGGGCGGAGGGTTGCGACTATGTCGCAACCAGGACTGCTGCGGACGCGTCCTCCTGA
- the tatA gene encoding Sec-independent protein translocase subunit TatA has translation MFANLTPWHLAILALVVILLFGAKKLPDAARSIGKSMKIFKAETKDMRGDKSEDKGGKASSEEPADAEVVEPESKQLPQSGANSSSDQQVADLQRQLDELKKQQPAAQADSASKNAH, from the coding sequence ATGTTCGCGAACCTGACGCCGTGGCATCTGGCTATCTTGGCGCTTGTCGTGATCCTGCTGTTCGGCGCGAAGAAGCTGCCGGACGCGGCCAGGTCCATCGGCAAGTCCATGAAGATCTTCAAGGCCGAGACCAAGGACATGCGCGGGGACAAGTCGGAGGACAAGGGCGGCAAGGCCTCCTCGGAGGAGCCCGCCGATGCCGAGGTCGTGGAGCCGGAGAGCAAGCAGTTGCCGCAGTCCGGCGCGAATTCTTCCTCCGATCAGCAGGTGGCCGACCTGCAGCGCCAGCTCGACGAGCTGAAGAAGCAGCAGCCGGCCGCGCAGGCGGACTCGGCTTCGAAGAACGCGCACTGA
- a CDS encoding alpha/beta fold hydrolase, with amino-acid sequence MTDWQLTRTFASPQGEIRWDAFGDGPPIVLLHGTPNWSYIWRNVVGYLAPRHRVYMFDWPGFGSSARFAGQNISWDEQARRLPELFQHWGLTAPTVVAFDFAPIFALRAHFFHGLEVGAFVFADAAVIPPFVTDFSRLARENQGTMRQLPVHVAEGMIAAHLAQTTYRPLDADTFAGYLAPWRGAEGVAAYWRAVARYDEDLAAPLVPRLARLSVPARLLWGDQDAWFPPEKARELAAALPGAELRFLPEAGHFSPEDNPRAFAEELLAFEREIGRGGDATTGGIRSTST; translated from the coding sequence ATGACCGACTGGCAGCTGACCCGGACGTTCGCCTCGCCGCAGGGCGAGATCCGCTGGGACGCCTTCGGCGACGGCCCGCCGATCGTGCTGCTGCACGGCACGCCGAACTGGTCCTACATCTGGCGCAACGTGGTGGGTTACCTAGCGCCGCGGCATCGGGTGTACATGTTCGACTGGCCCGGTTTCGGCAGCTCGGCGCGGTTCGCGGGACAGAACATCTCCTGGGACGAGCAGGCCCGCAGGCTGCCGGAGCTGTTCCAGCACTGGGGGCTGACCGCGCCGACCGTGGTGGCCTTCGACTTCGCGCCGATCTTCGCGCTGCGTGCGCACTTCTTCCACGGCCTCGAGGTCGGCGCGTTCGTGTTCGCCGATGCCGCGGTGATCCCGCCGTTCGTCACCGACTTCTCCCGCCTCGCGCGGGAGAACCAGGGCACGATGCGGCAGCTTCCGGTGCATGTCGCCGAGGGCATGATCGCGGCGCACCTGGCGCAGACCACCTACCGGCCACTGGATGCGGACACCTTCGCCGGCTACCTCGCCCCGTGGCGCGGGGCCGAGGGCGTCGCCGCGTACTGGCGTGCCGTCGCCCGTTACGACGAGGACCTCGCGGCGCCGCTGGTCCCGCGGCTGGCGCGGCTGTCGGTGCCCGCGCGCCTGCTGTGGGGTGACCAGGACGCCTGGTTCCCGCCGGAGAAGGCTCGCGAGCTGGCCGCCGCCCTACCGGGCGCCGAGCTGCGGTTCCTGCCGGAGGCGGGGCATTTCTCGCCCGAGGACAACCCGCGTGCGTTCGCCGAGGAGCTGCTGGCCTTCGAGCGCGAGATCGGGCGCGGCGGCGACGCGACCACTGGCGGGATCCGATCCACAAGTACGTAG
- a CDS encoding bacteriophage holin, producing the protein MLYVLSLVLVVFGVCFLAVVIFRVARVLRRFDRAASMVVADTTDRTGLLRARAAALRVAMTQRRGDLDEVLVSEQG; encoded by the coding sequence GTGCTGTATGTGCTGAGCCTGGTGCTGGTCGTGTTCGGGGTGTGTTTCCTCGCCGTGGTGATCTTTCGGGTGGCCAGGGTCTTGCGCCGGTTCGACCGCGCCGCGAGCATGGTGGTGGCGGACACCACGGATCGAACCGGGCTGCTGCGCGCCAGGGCCGCGGCGTTGCGGGTCGCGATGACGCAGCGTCGCGGGGACCTCGACGAGGTCCTGGTCTCGGAGCAGGGCTGA
- a CDS encoding diacylglycerol/lipid kinase family protein: MGVHAALAVHPDSGRGTAARIAGTVANRLRAGVDRLDLLVARDVEESRALMRDSHAEGLDVLVVLGGDGAAHQAVQFCAGTGVALGLVPSGTGNDLARALGVEQDPLAAVDAVVAAIREGRRRRMDLGRVGDGWFGTVLCSGFDAAVTERANTLRWPSGPRRYDLAVLAELASFRPAEVVVHTERERLELTALLVAVGNTSWYGGGIPICPAASPRDGLFDLTVVGSAPKRELLRVLPGLRSGRHVEHPAVRTLRARQVTLSGADWPAYADGEPLAGLPLTVRCVPDALTVLG; encoded by the coding sequence ATGGGTGTGCATGCGGCCTTGGCCGTGCATCCGGACTCCGGTCGCGGCACGGCGGCGCGGATCGCGGGCACGGTCGCCAACCGGCTTCGCGCCGGGGTGGACCGGCTCGACCTGCTGGTGGCGCGCGATGTCGAGGAATCCCGCGCGCTGATGCGGGACTCGCATGCCGAAGGTCTGGACGTGCTGGTGGTGCTCGGCGGGGACGGGGCCGCGCATCAGGCGGTCCAGTTCTGCGCGGGTACCGGGGTGGCGCTCGGGCTGGTGCCGTCCGGGACCGGGAACGATCTGGCCAGGGCACTCGGGGTGGAGCAGGATCCACTGGCCGCCGTGGACGCGGTGGTGGCGGCCATCCGGGAGGGGCGCCGGCGCCGGATGGACCTCGGCAGGGTGGGGGACGGCTGGTTCGGCACGGTGCTGTGTTCCGGCTTCGACGCGGCCGTGACCGAGCGGGCGAACACGCTGCGCTGGCCGAGTGGACCGCGCCGCTACGACCTCGCCGTGCTGGCCGAGCTCGCGTCGTTTCGCCCCGCCGAGGTGGTGGTGCACACCGAGCGGGAGCGGCTGGAGCTGACGGCGTTGCTGGTGGCCGTGGGCAACACTTCCTGGTATGGGGGAGGGATTCCGATCTGCCCCGCGGCGAGCCCACGGGACGGGCTGTTCGACCTGACCGTGGTGGGCAGCGCGCCCAAGCGGGAGCTGCTGCGGGTGCTGCCGGGGCTGCGTTCCGGTCGGCATGTGGAGCACCCCGCGGTGCGCACCCTGCGGGCCAGGCAGGTGACCCTTTCCGGCGCGGACTGGCCCGCGTACGCCGATGGTGAGCCGCTCGCCGGGCTGCCGCTGACGGTGCGCTGCGTGCCGGACGCGCTCACCGTGCTGGGCTGA
- a CDS encoding DEAD/DEAH box helicase codes for MASSTSSTPAEAYAGSRRRAAYPQLTRFAAEASFEFDQFQRQGCEALEDGHGVLVCAPTGAGKTVVGEFAVHLALAEGRKCFYTTPIKALSNQKYADLTERYGTDAVGLLTGDTSINGNAQIVVMTTEVLRNMLYAGSSTLTDLGYVVMDEVHYLADRFRGAVWEEVILHLPEYVRVVGLSATVSNAEEFGEWLITVRGDTAVVVDEHRPVPLWQHMLVGNRLFDLFAAKQGEHGDQESRINPALLRRTEEVGRLHAPAGIRGPRGRKGQPRGPRFRPPSRVEVVDRLDRAGLLPAIVFIFSRAGCDAAVGQCVRSGLWLNSPEEVEEVRRIVRERTADLPEGDLGVLGYWEWREALERGIAGHHAGLLPAFKETVEELFVRGLVKVVFATETLALGINMPARTVVLERLVKYNGEAHMDLTPGEYTQLTGRAGRRGIDVEGHAVVLWQPGVDPKQVAGLASTRTYPLRSSFRPGYNMAINLVGQLGAAQARELLEQSFAQFQADRSVVGISRRIERNKEALEGYAEAVTGDFQQMLEYAELRKKISDREKALAKQNSAARRAQTSRSLEQLRRGDVIAVPAGRRAGLAVVIDPGLDPLHEPRPVVVTEDRWSGPLSVSDFPSPVEALGRVRLPKHVELRSPKTRRDIASTLRNTGITKPGRQRRRSGANEDEELADLRRAMRAHPCHGLAEREANLRWVERYQRLTAETEQLERKVAATTHSLARAFDRIRALLTERGYLVEEEQEAETRTRVTEHGKRLARLYSESDLLAAECIRHGVWDGLKPPELAAVVSALVFEARRDAAGEPRVPSGAVPEAWQETVRLWSELADDERRHRLDRTREPDAGFAWPVYRWARGESLEKVLTSAEANGQELSAGDFVRWSRQVIDLLDQIRDVLGKQNPVGAAAADAVRALRRGVVAAGET; via the coding sequence GTGGCCTCATCCACTTCATCCACTCCGGCCGAGGCCTACGCGGGCTCACGGCGCCGCGCGGCGTATCCGCAGCTGACGCGGTTCGCGGCCGAGGCATCCTTCGAGTTCGACCAGTTCCAGCGGCAGGGCTGCGAGGCCCTCGAGGACGGGCACGGCGTGCTGGTCTGCGCGCCAACCGGCGCGGGCAAGACCGTGGTCGGCGAGTTCGCCGTGCACCTCGCCCTTGCCGAGGGGCGCAAGTGCTTCTACACCACGCCGATCAAGGCGCTGTCCAACCAGAAGTACGCCGATCTCACCGAGCGTTACGGAACGGACGCGGTGGGCCTGCTCACCGGGGACACCTCGATCAACGGCAACGCGCAGATCGTCGTGATGACCACCGAGGTGCTGCGCAACATGCTCTACGCGGGCTCCTCCACCCTGACCGACCTGGGCTACGTGGTGATGGACGAGGTGCACTACCTCGCCGATCGCTTCCGCGGCGCGGTCTGGGAGGAGGTCATCCTGCACCTGCCCGAGTACGTGCGGGTGGTCGGGCTGTCCGCGACGGTCAGCAACGCTGAGGAGTTCGGTGAGTGGCTGATCACCGTCCGCGGGGACACCGCGGTGGTGGTGGACGAGCACCGGCCGGTGCCCCTGTGGCAGCACATGCTGGTCGGGAACAGGTTGTTCGACCTGTTCGCGGCCAAGCAGGGCGAGCACGGGGACCAGGAGAGCCGGATCAATCCGGCCCTGCTGCGGCGTACCGAGGAGGTCGGCAGGCTGCACGCCCCCGCGGGTATCCGCGGCCCGCGCGGGCGCAAGGGCCAGCCGCGCGGCCCCCGGTTCCGGCCGCCGTCCCGGGTGGAGGTGGTGGACCGGCTGGATCGGGCGGGTCTGCTGCCCGCGATCGTGTTCATCTTCTCCCGCGCGGGCTGTGACGCCGCCGTGGGCCAGTGCGTGCGCTCCGGCCTGTGGCTGAACAGCCCCGAGGAGGTGGAGGAGGTGCGCCGGATCGTCCGCGAGCGCACCGCGGACCTGCCCGAGGGCGACCTGGGCGTGCTGGGCTACTGGGAGTGGCGGGAGGCGCTGGAGCGCGGGATCGCCGGGCACCATGCCGGCCTGCTGCCCGCCTTCAAGGAGACCGTCGAGGAACTGTTCGTCCGTGGCCTGGTGAAGGTGGTGTTCGCCACCGAGACACTCGCACTCGGGATCAACATGCCCGCCCGCACCGTGGTGCTGGAACGGCTGGTCAAGTACAACGGGGAAGCCCATATGGACCTCACCCCGGGGGAGTACACCCAGCTCACCGGCCGGGCAGGCCGGCGCGGCATCGACGTCGAGGGACACGCGGTTGTGCTCTGGCAGCCGGGAGTGGATCCCAAGCAGGTCGCCGGGCTCGCCTCGACCAGGACCTACCCGCTGCGCTCCTCGTTCCGGCCCGGCTACAACATGGCTATCAACCTGGTCGGGCAACTCGGCGCGGCGCAGGCCCGTGAGCTGCTGGAACAGTCCTTCGCGCAGTTCCAGGCCGACCGGTCGGTGGTTGGCATCTCGCGCCGGATCGAGCGGAACAAGGAGGCGCTGGAGGGCTACGCCGAGGCGGTCACCGGGGACTTCCAGCAGATGCTCGAGTACGCCGAGCTGCGGAAGAAGATCTCCGACCGGGAGAAGGCGCTGGCCAAGCAGAACAGCGCCGCCCGCAGGGCGCAGACCAGCCGGTCGCTGGAGCAGCTGCGCCGGGGCGACGTGATCGCGGTGCCCGCGGGCAGGCGGGCCGGGCTGGCGGTAGTGATCGACCCCGGCCTCGACCCGCTGCACGAGCCCCGCCCCGTGGTCGTGACCGAGGATCGCTGGTCGGGACCGTTGTCGGTGTCCGACTTCCCTTCCCCGGTGGAGGCGCTGGGCCGGGTCCGGCTGCCCAAGCATGTGGAGCTGCGCTCGCCGAAGACCCGCAGGGACATCGCCTCGACCCTGCGCAACACCGGGATCACCAAGCCGGGACGGCAGCGGCGGCGCTCCGGGGCGAACGAGGACGAGGAGCTGGCCGACCTGCGGCGGGCGATGCGCGCCCATCCCTGCCACGGGCTCGCCGAGCGGGAGGCGAACCTGCGCTGGGTGGAGCGGTACCAGCGGCTCACCGCCGAGACCGAGCAGCTGGAACGCAAGGTCGCCGCCACGACCCACTCGCTGGCGCGGGCGTTCGACCGGATCCGCGCACTGCTCACCGAACGCGGGTACCTGGTCGAGGAGGAGCAGGAAGCCGAGACGCGGACCAGGGTGACCGAGCACGGCAAGCGGCTCGCCCGGCTGTACAGCGAATCCGACCTGCTGGCCGCCGAGTGCATCCGGCACGGGGTGTGGGACGGCCTCAAGCCACCGGAACTGGCCGCCGTGGTCTCCGCGCTGGTGTTCGAGGCGCGCCGGGATGCCGCGGGCGAGCCCAGGGTGCCCTCCGGAGCGGTGCCCGAGGCGTGGCAGGAGACCGTGCGGCTGTGGTCGGAGCTGGCCGACGACGAGCGCAGGCACCGGCTCGACCGGACGAGGGAGCCGGATGCCGGGTTCGCCTGGCCGGTGTACCGCTGGGCGCGGGGCGAGTCCCTGGAGAAGGTGCTCACCTCCGCCGAGGCGAACGGGCAGGAGCTCTCCGCCGGTGATTTCGTGCGCTGGTCCCGGCAGGTGATCGATCTGCTCGACCAGATCCGGGATGTGCTTGGCAAGCAGAACCCGGTTGGCGCCGCGGCCGCGGACGCGGTGCGTGCCCTGCGACGCGGTGTTGTCGCGGCAGGCGAAACGTGA
- a CDS encoding helix-turn-helix transcriptional regulator, translating to MSRGTTGRMPRLLALVPYLLARPGIEIGEAARDFGVSPQQLRKDLELLWMCGLPGYGPGDLIDLSFEGDTVSVTYDAGMRRPLRLTGAEATALLVALRALAETPGVVDTEAVQRTIAKIEAAAGAAQPSGVVVGLGVREAAGTAQTRETVQRALREGRALRMRYYTASKDEINDRTVDPMRLLIVQAISYLEAWCRRAEGVRLFRLDRIDRLEVLDEPAAPPAHAEPTDLSEGVYTPRPGQPEAELVLEPDARWVAEYYPCEELAELDGGRLRIRMGYGDESWMVRLVLSLGGGARVAHPPKLADAVRHRAADALARARHLTST from the coding sequence ATGAGCAGGGGTACGACCGGGCGGATGCCGCGGCTGCTGGCCCTGGTGCCGTACCTGCTGGCCCGGCCGGGAATCGAGATCGGGGAAGCCGCCAGGGACTTCGGGGTCAGCCCGCAGCAGCTGCGCAAGGACCTGGAGCTGCTGTGGATGTGCGGGCTGCCCGGCTACGGGCCGGGCGACCTGATCGACCTCTCCTTCGAGGGCGACACCGTGTCGGTCACCTACGACGCGGGGATGCGCAGGCCGCTGCGGCTCACCGGGGCCGAGGCGACGGCGCTGTTGGTCGCGTTGCGGGCGCTGGCCGAGACGCCGGGGGTGGTGGACACCGAGGCCGTGCAACGGACCATCGCCAAGATCGAGGCCGCAGCCGGTGCGGCCCAGCCCTCCGGCGTGGTGGTGGGCCTCGGCGTGCGAGAGGCCGCCGGGACCGCGCAGACCAGGGAGACGGTACAGCGGGCGCTGCGGGAAGGCCGGGCGCTGCGGATGCGGTACTACACCGCCTCCAAGGACGAGATCAACGACCGGACCGTGGACCCGATGCGGCTGCTGATCGTGCAGGCGATCAGCTACCTGGAGGCGTGGTGCCGCCGGGCGGAGGGGGTGCGGCTGTTCCGGCTGGACCGGATCGACCGGCTAGAGGTGCTGGACGAGCCCGCGGCGCCGCCCGCGCACGCCGAGCCGACCGACCTCTCCGAGGGGGTGTACACGCCCCGTCCAGGGCAGCCGGAGGCGGAGCTGGTGCTGGAGCCGGACGCGCGCTGGGTGGCGGAGTACTACCCGTGCGAGGAACTGGCCGAGCTGGACGGCGGCCGGCTGCGGATCCGGATGGGCTATGGGGACGAGTCCTGGATGGTGCGGCTGGTGCTGAGCCTTGGCGGGGGCGCCAGGGTGGCGCACCCGCCGAAGCTCGCCGACGCGGTACGTCACCGGGCCGCCGACGCGCTGGCCAGGGCTCGTCACCTGACGTCAACCTAG